From the Streptomyces nigrescens genome, one window contains:
- a CDS encoding bifunctional 3-phenylpropionate/cinnamic acid dioxygenase ferredoxin subunit, protein MIPVCHLADLPAGESVRIDTAPPIAVFHADGQLYAIDDTCTHQDASLADGWLEGCLVECPLHAASFDLRTGAPTCLPARRAVRTHPVTVEDGMIYVHHHAAEEGTAA, encoded by the coding sequence GTGATTCCTGTCTGCCATCTCGCCGATCTGCCCGCAGGCGAGTCCGTACGCATCGACACCGCACCTCCGATCGCCGTCTTCCACGCCGACGGGCAGCTGTACGCCATCGACGACACCTGCACCCACCAGGACGCCTCGCTCGCGGACGGCTGGCTGGAAGGGTGTCTGGTCGAATGCCCGCTGCACGCCGCTTCATTCGATCTCCGCACCGGAGCGCCGACCTGCCTGCCCGCCCGCCGGGCCGTGCGCACCCACCCCGTGACCGTCGAGGACGGCATGATCTACGTCCACCACCACGCCGCCGAGGAGGGCACCGCCGCATGA
- a CDS encoding IclR family transcriptional regulator, protein MTDIVEGQAEDKPPKQPGSVQSVDRAVTVLEILARHGEAGVTEVADELGVHKSTAFRLLGVLENRGLVGQEQERGKYYLGAGVLRLAGAAAVRLDISQEGAVVCRELAEEMGETVNIAVLESDAAVNIMQARGPASVTAQNWLGRRTPLHATSSGKALLAFQPAPVQEAVLARKLPRLTERTVTSAAALRRELAEVVERGYAVAFEELELGLRAVAAPVRAHDGAVIGAISVSVPAYRLAEERLPEVVKGTVAAAEELSRRMGYAC, encoded by the coding sequence ATGACGGACATCGTGGAGGGGCAGGCGGAGGACAAGCCGCCGAAGCAGCCGGGCAGTGTGCAGTCGGTGGACCGGGCCGTGACGGTTCTGGAGATCCTGGCCCGGCACGGCGAGGCCGGGGTGACCGAAGTCGCCGATGAGCTGGGCGTGCACAAGTCGACCGCGTTCCGGCTGCTGGGCGTGCTGGAGAACCGCGGGCTGGTCGGGCAGGAGCAGGAGCGCGGCAAGTACTACCTCGGCGCCGGGGTGCTGCGGCTGGCCGGTGCGGCGGCCGTACGGCTGGACATCTCGCAGGAAGGCGCGGTGGTCTGCCGGGAGCTGGCCGAGGAGATGGGGGAGACGGTCAACATCGCGGTGCTGGAGAGCGATGCCGCGGTCAACATCATGCAGGCGCGCGGCCCGGCGTCGGTCACCGCGCAGAACTGGCTCGGCCGGCGCACACCGCTGCACGCCACCTCCAGCGGTAAGGCGCTGCTCGCGTTCCAGCCCGCACCGGTCCAGGAGGCCGTGCTGGCACGGAAGTTGCCGCGGCTCACCGAGCGGACGGTCACCTCGGCCGCCGCGCTGCGCCGGGAGCTCGCCGAAGTGGTCGAGCGCGGTTACGCGGTGGCGTTCGAGGAGCTGGAGCTCGGGCTGCGTGCGGTCGCGGCGCCGGTGCGGGCGCACGACGGCGCGGTGATCGGGGCGATCAGTGTGTCGGTGCCCGCCTACCGGCTGGCCGAGGAGCGGCTGCCCGAGGTCGTCAAGGGCACCGTTGCCGCAGCCGAGGAGCTGTCGCGGCGGATGGGGTACGCCTGTTGA